In the Candidatus Electrothrix sp. GW3-4 genome, one interval contains:
- a CDS encoding homoserine dehydrogenase gives MKHVNVGLIGFGTVGSGLAEVLLSQQERLQQRSGLTIRLAKVADISTKELPAQFADTALTNDAAELINDPNIDIIVELIGGIQPAKTFVLEAIATGKHVVTANKALLSLEGKEIFAAAAAKGVEVGFEASVGGGIPLIKGLKEGLVANEILSIMGILNGTANYILTRMTDEGSPFVEVLKDAQELGFAEADPTYDVEGIDTAHKLAILMTMAYGMNITHNEIVTEGISGIEPIDIEFAREFGCRIKLLAISRNHGDHVEARVHPTMVPNAHLLASINGAYNAVHFTGDMVGNVLLYGQGAGKMPTGSAVAADVMDIARDIAAGSVGRVPSLSYMPENIKDREVTPIDQLACPYYFRITALDQPGVLAAVSMVLSKHEISIESVIQKGREEGEPVSIVMLTHTAVESAVSAALAEIDALEAVTAPTVKIRMLEEE, from the coding sequence ATGAAACACGTGAACGTAGGGCTTATCGGCTTCGGTACAGTGGGCAGTGGTCTGGCCGAGGTGCTTCTTTCTCAGCAGGAACGTCTTCAGCAGCGCAGTGGTCTCACCATCCGTCTGGCCAAGGTTGCTGATATATCGACAAAGGAGTTACCGGCGCAGTTTGCTGACACTGCCTTGACCAATGATGCTGCTGAGCTGATCAACGACCCGAATATCGATATCATTGTCGAGCTGATCGGCGGTATTCAGCCTGCCAAGACCTTTGTCCTGGAGGCCATTGCCACTGGCAAGCATGTGGTGACCGCTAATAAGGCCCTGCTTTCTTTGGAGGGGAAGGAAATCTTTGCCGCTGCGGCGGCCAAGGGGGTCGAGGTCGGCTTTGAGGCCAGTGTGGGCGGTGGTATCCCGTTGATCAAGGGGCTGAAGGAAGGCCTGGTGGCCAATGAGATCCTCTCTATCATGGGGATACTCAACGGGACCGCCAATTATATCCTTACTCGGATGACCGATGAGGGCAGTCCTTTTGTCGAGGTGCTCAAAGATGCCCAGGAGCTAGGGTTTGCCGAGGCTGATCCCACCTATGACGTAGAGGGTATTGACACGGCCCATAAACTGGCTATCCTGATGACCATGGCCTACGGTATGAACATCACCCATAACGAAATCGTCACCGAGGGCATCAGCGGTATTGAGCCCATTGACATTGAGTTTGCCCGTGAGTTTGGTTGCCGGATCAAGCTGCTAGCTATCAGCCGCAATCATGGCGACCATGTGGAGGCCAGGGTCCATCCCACCATGGTACCGAATGCCCATCTGCTGGCCTCTATTAATGGGGCCTATAATGCGGTCCATTTCACCGGTGATATGGTGGGGAATGTGTTGCTCTACGGTCAGGGGGCAGGCAAAATGCCCACCGGGTCCGCAGTAGCTGCTGACGTGATGGATATTGCCCGCGATATTGCTGCCGGTTCTGTGGGTCGCGTGCCGTCACTCTCTTATATGCCCGAGAATATTAAAGATCGTGAGGTGACCCCCATAGATCAGCTGGCCTGCCCTTATTACTTTCGTATCACCGCCTTGGATCAGCCTGGGGTGCTGGCTGCGGTTTCTATGGTGCTCAGTAAGCATGAAATCAGTATTGAGTCGGTGATTCAGAAGGGACGTGAGGAGGGCGAGCCGGTCTCTATTGTTATGTTGACCCATACAGCAGTAGAGTCTGCTGTTTCTGCGGCCCTGGCTGAGATTGATGCTCTGGAGGCTGTTACCGCGCCTACGGTGAAAATCAGGATGTTGGAGGAGGAGTAA
- a CDS encoding adenylate kinase, protein MNILTFGPNGSGKGTQGAIVKEKYGMDHIESGAIFREHIKGGTELGKKAKEYIDRGDLVPDDITIPMVLETLGKSKEKGWLLDGFPRSLAQAEALDKALTESGMALDYVIEIVLDRQIAKERIMGRRLCANDNNHPNHIAFDAIKPVEKDGKLVCRVCGGELSMRDDDQDEEAIGKRHDIYYDDTTGTTAAVNYFKNNSNAKVISVDGSKAIKEISEEIMGQLV, encoded by the coding sequence ATGAACATTCTTACTTTCGGACCAAATGGCAGCGGTAAGGGTACTCAAGGTGCCATTGTCAAAGAGAAGTACGGCATGGACCATATTGAGTCCGGCGCCATTTTCCGCGAGCATATCAAGGGTGGCACTGAGCTTGGCAAGAAGGCAAAAGAGTACATCGACCGGGGTGATCTGGTTCCCGATGACATCACCATCCCTATGGTTCTGGAAACCCTGGGCAAATCCAAAGAAAAGGGCTGGCTACTGGACGGCTTCCCCCGTTCTCTGGCCCAGGCCGAGGCCCTGGACAAGGCCCTGACCGAATCCGGCATGGCCCTGGATTACGTAATCGAGATCGTTCTGGACCGTCAGATCGCTAAAGAGCGTATCATGGGACGTCGCCTCTGCGCCAACGACAACAACCATCCCAACCACATTGCCTTTGATGCCATCAAGCCCGTAGAAAAAGACGGCAAGCTGGTTTGTCGTGTCTGTGGCGGAGAGCTGAGCATGCGCGATGATGATCAGGACGAAGAGGCTATCGGTAAGCGTCATGACATCTATTATGACGATACCACCGGGACGACGGCTGCAGTGAACTACTTCAAGAACAACAGCAACGCCAAAGTCATCTCCGTGGACGGTTCCAAGGCGATCAAGGAAATATCCGAAGAAATTATGGGCCAACTGGTCTGA
- a CDS encoding D-sedoheptulose 7-phosphate isomerase, giving the protein MNEFIYTRLGQSNMAKEEFAKESSDKVIQLAEEIVATFNNGGKVLIFGNGGSAADAQHVAAEFVNRFLLNRRPLPAIALSTDTSILTAIGNDFSYELVFSKQIEALGKPEDLAWGLTTSGSSPNVVQALAAAKKRGLTTVALTGGTIIPKDGVHPHCDMVLNVPSNYTPRIQEAHLWIEHLVCEIVEKMMFGRWGDE; this is encoded by the coding sequence ATGAACGAGTTTATTTACACCCGCTTGGGGCAATCCAATATGGCAAAGGAAGAATTTGCCAAAGAGTCATCCGACAAGGTTATTCAGCTGGCCGAGGAAATCGTTGCCACCTTTAATAACGGGGGCAAGGTGCTCATCTTCGGCAACGGGGGCAGTGCCGCCGATGCCCAGCATGTGGCGGCAGAGTTTGTGAACCGCTTCCTCCTCAATCGTCGTCCTCTCCCTGCTATCGCCCTCAGTACCGACACTTCAATCCTGACGGCCATCGGTAATGATTTCTCCTATGAACTTGTGTTCAGCAAACAAATTGAGGCATTAGGAAAACCTGAAGACCTAGCTTGGGGACTCACCACCTCAGGCAGTTCACCCAATGTCGTGCAGGCCCTTGCCGCAGCGAAGAAAAGAGGCTTAACCACCGTGGCCCTGACGGGCGGCACCATCATCCCGAAAGACGGGGTGCATCCCCACTGCGATATGGTGCTTAATGTGCCGTCCAATTACACCCCCCGTATCCAGGAGGCGCATCTCTGGATTGAACATCTGGTCTGCGAAATCGTAGAGAAGATGATGTTCGGCCGCTGGGGAGATGAGTAG
- a CDS encoding nitroreductase family protein — MADPQQIIAIEKIIRTRRSCRSFSGQVPDEVLQKIVESAVYAPFAAGTGIPLKEGRRIFIFRQGTEAMDQARQIIGAQLRSGAAKIGRAVRFFPFLRKKMQFFANRISTTAAKGIPGLSEGSFYIVVAEKKRLSPDCKTNPRPYYGKYVADRNSVWGRLPDALCHQRVGKKYAVYAVARPASQRMGAQWLHYRYVQTATQRKTRAKYKPVYPLGRATERTKSPKTVSKTPGKV; from the coding sequence ATGGCTGATCCACAACAGATTATCGCTATTGAAAAAATCATCCGTACCCGTCGCTCATGCCGGAGCTTTTCCGGCCAGGTACCAGATGAGGTGCTGCAAAAAATCGTCGAATCTGCGGTCTATGCGCCCTTTGCTGCCGGAACCGGAATCCCTTTAAAAGAAGGACGGCGAATCTTTATCTTCCGCCAAGGTACAGAGGCAATGGATCAGGCCCGACAGATCATTGGGGCGCAACTCCGCAGCGGGGCAGCCAAAATCGGCAGAGCAGTTCGATTCTTTCCATTTCTGCGTAAAAAAATGCAATTCTTTGCCAACCGAATCAGCACCACAGCAGCAAAAGGCATCCCTGGCCTCAGCGAGGGTTCCTTTTATATCGTGGTAGCGGAGAAAAAAAGGCTTTCCCCCGATTGCAAAACAAACCCTAGGCCATATTATGGAAAATATGTGGCTGACCGCAACAGCGTATGGGGTCGGCTTCCAGATGCTCTCTGTCACCAACGGGTTGGCAAAAAATACGCAGTTTATGCAGTTGCTCGGCCTGCCTCCCAAAGAATGGGTGCTCAATGGCTGCATTATCGGTATGTCCAAACAGCCACCCAAAGGAAAACGCGAGCGAAATACAAACCAGTTTATCCACTGGGTCGGGCAACAGAACGCACAAAATCACCAAAGACTGTAAGCAAAACTCCAGGAAAGGTATGA
- the hemC gene encoding hydroxymethylbilane synthase: MREILRIGTRASMLAVTQSTWVKKQIEQQHPNTKVELVKIVTKGDKIQDVPLAKVGGKGLFVKEIEDALLEKRVDLAVHSMKDVPAELPEGLQVAIVPEREIPQDAFVSVSYKDVDDLPQGAVIGTSSLRRKSQLSCLRPDLEIRDLRGNLDTRLRKLDEGEYDAIILAGAGLNRLGMQRRITALFTSKQMLPAIGQGSLGIELRMDDTELLDGLQFLHNRDTAVTVAAERAFLLRLEGGCQVPIAGFATVDNDTITLTGLIASLDGKTILKEQLSGTAADAEKIGVTLAEILLDRGGKAILDEVYEG, from the coding sequence ATGAGAGAGATACTACGCATCGGAACCCGCGCCAGCATGTTGGCCGTGACCCAGTCCACCTGGGTAAAAAAACAGATTGAGCAGCAACACCCTAACACCAAAGTAGAACTGGTAAAAATCGTCACCAAGGGTGATAAAATCCAGGACGTCCCTCTGGCCAAGGTCGGAGGGAAGGGGTTGTTTGTCAAAGAGATTGAGGATGCCTTACTGGAAAAACGAGTGGATCTGGCAGTGCATTCTATGAAGGACGTGCCTGCCGAATTACCCGAGGGGCTCCAGGTTGCCATTGTCCCGGAGCGGGAGATCCCGCAGGATGCCTTTGTTTCGGTGAGCTATAAAGATGTTGATGACCTCCCCCAAGGCGCGGTCATCGGCACCTCCAGCCTGCGGCGCAAATCCCAGCTGAGCTGCCTGCGGCCTGATTTGGAGATCAGAGACCTGCGTGGCAATCTGGACACCCGTTTGCGGAAATTGGATGAAGGCGAATATGATGCCATCATCCTGGCCGGGGCAGGCCTGAACCGTTTGGGCATGCAGAGGCGCATCACGGCCCTGTTTACTTCAAAGCAGATGCTACCTGCTATCGGCCAAGGTTCATTGGGGATTGAACTGCGCATGGACGATACCGAACTGTTGGATGGCCTCCAGTTCCTTCATAACCGCGATACAGCCGTGACGGTAGCTGCGGAACGGGCCTTTCTCCTTCGCCTGGAAGGAGGCTGCCAAGTACCTATCGCTGGCTTTGCCACTGTTGACAACGACACCATCACCCTCACCGGCTTAATCGCCTCGTTAGATGGTAAGACGATTCTCAAGGAGCAACTCAGCGGCACAGCAGCTGATGCAGAAAAAATCGGCGTTACCCTTGCAGAGATCCTGCTTGACCGAGGCGGCAAGGCGATTTTGGATGAGGTGTATGAAGGATAA
- the cobA gene encoding uroporphyrinogen-III C-methyltransferase, producing the protein MSEKNIKGKVYLVGAGPGDPGLLTLRGKYLLQRAEVVFYDYLVNKKLLKHVPDTAKLIYVGKKGGGLHAYTQEGINQLLVEYGTSGKRVVRLKGGDPFIFGRGAEEIQELVEAGVDFEVVPGVTSATAAATYAGIPITHRGYTTSVAFVTGHEATGKRESTVAWDKLATGAGTIVVYMGIKNLPIITSKLLEHGRAPETPVAVVRWASTPIQRSVVGTLATITDVVREAGITPPALVIVGEVVNLRDTVDWFERRPLFGKRMVVTRTREQASELVSLLEENGADCLEYSTIHIKPVDDYSLLDHAVQNMSSYDWILFTSLNAITYFFKRLEAIGQDSRILAGCCIGAVGRATADELLKHGIRADLIPEKFTGAGLAESLIAGDMSGKHVLLPRAEKAMETLPEMLQDAGAAVTVTPVYRNIPPQGRKDELREELVDGNIELVTFTSSSTVTNFLTMIDATNEQELHQLLDGVKLAAIGPVTAETIQKNGLNVDIQPDNYTIPDMVAAIVGHYRPDET; encoded by the coding sequence ATGAGCGAAAAAAATATAAAAGGCAAAGTCTACCTCGTTGGCGCCGGCCCCGGTGATCCGGGCCTGCTTACCCTACGGGGAAAATATCTCCTTCAGCGGGCAGAGGTCGTGTTCTACGACTATCTGGTGAACAAAAAATTGCTTAAGCATGTTCCAGACACGGCTAAGCTGATCTATGTGGGCAAAAAAGGTGGTGGCCTCCATGCCTACACCCAGGAAGGCATTAACCAATTATTGGTAGAGTACGGCACGTCTGGTAAACGGGTGGTCCGACTCAAGGGCGGTGATCCCTTTATCTTTGGTCGTGGTGCAGAGGAAATCCAGGAGCTGGTCGAAGCAGGGGTCGATTTTGAGGTAGTTCCCGGTGTCACCTCGGCGACAGCTGCTGCGACCTATGCCGGTATCCCCATCACCCATCGGGGCTACACGACCTCAGTGGCCTTTGTCACTGGTCATGAAGCCACCGGCAAACGGGAGTCCACAGTGGCCTGGGATAAGCTGGCCACCGGTGCGGGCACTATCGTCGTGTACATGGGGATCAAGAACCTCCCTATCATTACCTCCAAGCTCCTGGAGCACGGACGTGCCCCTGAGACCCCGGTGGCCGTGGTCAGATGGGCCTCAACCCCGATCCAACGTTCTGTGGTTGGCACCTTGGCAACGATTACTGACGTGGTTCGCGAGGCGGGTATTACTCCCCCTGCCCTCGTCATTGTCGGTGAGGTAGTGAATCTGCGCGACACCGTTGACTGGTTTGAACGCCGCCCCCTGTTCGGCAAGCGTATGGTTGTTACCCGAACCAGGGAGCAGGCCAGCGAACTGGTTTCCCTTTTGGAAGAAAATGGCGCGGATTGCCTGGAGTACTCTACCATTCATATCAAACCAGTAGACGACTACAGCCTCTTGGATCATGCTGTACAGAACATGAGCAGCTATGACTGGATACTCTTTACCAGCCTAAATGCCATCACCTATTTTTTCAAACGGCTGGAGGCCATCGGACAGGACAGCCGTATCCTGGCAGGCTGTTGCATTGGCGCTGTGGGCCGGGCAACCGCAGATGAATTACTTAAGCACGGCATCCGGGCGGACCTGATACCGGAAAAATTTACCGGCGCAGGCTTGGCTGAATCACTAATTGCAGGCGATATGTCAGGGAAACATGTCCTGCTGCCAAGGGCAGAAAAGGCCATGGAGACCCTGCCGGAAATGCTTCAGGATGCAGGTGCAGCCGTTACAGTGACCCCAGTATATCGTAACATACCCCCACAAGGGCGTAAGGATGAGCTACGAGAAGAGCTGGTCGATGGCAATATTGAACTGGTGACCTTTACCAGTTCTTCAACCGTGACCAATTTCCTCACCATGATTGATGCTACGAATGAGCAGGAATTGCACCAACTGCTGGACGGAGTCAAGCTTGCTGCCATAGGACCTGTCACAGCGGAAACTATCCAGAAAAACGGGCTGAACGTTGATATTCAACCGGACAACTATACCATTCCCGATATGGTGGCCGCTATTGTGGGCCATTACCGCCCAGACGAGACCTAA
- a CDS encoding cereblon family protein: MPLRDPGTKNGDEHNLLDNTTSRSLNKDDEPIRCRTCYTPLTSKDQATSKQGRHEHAFFNPAGRAFEIHCFQDVPGCRVQGRPRAEFSWFTGYLLAICPLHELWDSFGMVFHRP; the protein is encoded by the coding sequence TTGCCTCTCCGAGATCCCGGAACAAAAAACGGCGATGAACACAACCTGCTGGACAACACGACCAGCAGGTCGTTGAACAAAGATGATGAGCCGATCCGATGTCGTACCTGCTACACGCCACTCACCAGCAAGGATCAGGCAACAAGCAAACAGGGGCGGCATGAGCACGCCTTTTTCAATCCCGCAGGCCGTGCCTTTGAAATCCACTGCTTTCAGGATGTACCCGGCTGTCGTGTACAAGGACGACCAAGAGCCGAATTCAGCTGGTTTACAGGGTATCTTCTGGCAATATGCCCTCTGCATGAACTGTGGGACTCATTCGGGATGGTTTTTCATCGCCCCTAA
- a CDS encoding VCBS repeat-containing protein, translating to MNLYNCPRFGTSLRIQPSFLFCLHLILTACFLAIPATGRTADIPTTAQNAKQQLIIPPFALQTGTPRPHLQSGLANILATRMSKRTGHIVAPQSSKTARLTDLLRQHDNAAVQKMIQGMGNTYLLAGTLKEKEKGYEISIDVFGDQPTAQITLSQTFNQLDRALSVLDELSLDIAEKIFSLPRPQDAEVVATSEGLEGFHTAHPERIFKEKKYSDEGYSEQGIEPEVKHTDFGIQSSRKDILPSSAAQAMAVGDLNNDGKKEFVVLERGNIALYHRTPNSSFERIAFQPIARHLGLHTVYLADLDNNGLQEIYIGASNGTNPASQILEWNGRAFHVLYQNAPFYLRPGVDTEGQPFLLGQENVFQETGSNAFYSVRRVPDGLKKIQRLTVPPGFNIYDFIRVDLDRDGTLEFVGITRGNKLTVIDNSGKTLWKSEKNYGASKDILGTLSSTIDGDRNQANNPDPIYMHTRIITQDLSGDGTPEIILGRNRLADITLFKRLRSFEGSSVTALSWNDGTMKTFWESPKLSGYTVDFQLLRDTNTPGKFRLFSLEQEHTSNLLSFWNAKASLVHSYILGQNESPSPVKEEEQK from the coding sequence ATGAATCTTTATAACTGCCCTCGCTTTGGCACTAGTCTGCGGATCCAGCCATCATTCCTTTTCTGTTTACATCTCATTCTCACAGCCTGTTTCTTAGCAATACCGGCAACAGGACGCACCGCAGATATTCCAACGACAGCCCAAAATGCCAAACAACAACTGATCATCCCACCTTTTGCCCTGCAAACGGGAACACCACGCCCTCATCTCCAAAGCGGGCTTGCCAATATCCTGGCTACTCGCATGAGCAAAAGAACTGGCCATATCGTTGCTCCGCAGAGCAGCAAAACAGCTCGGCTGACAGATCTGCTCCGCCAACATGACAATGCTGCCGTACAAAAAATGATACAGGGCATGGGCAATACCTATCTTTTGGCAGGAACTCTCAAAGAAAAAGAAAAAGGCTATGAAATCAGCATAGACGTCTTTGGAGATCAGCCAACAGCGCAAATTACCTTATCGCAAACATTCAACCAGCTGGACCGCGCATTATCTGTTTTAGACGAACTCTCCCTGGATATTGCGGAAAAGATCTTTTCCCTTCCTCGGCCACAAGACGCTGAGGTTGTGGCGACAAGTGAAGGACTTGAAGGGTTTCATACCGCACATCCAGAACGTATTTTTAAAGAAAAAAAATACAGTGATGAGGGATACAGCGAGCAAGGCATTGAACCGGAAGTCAAACATACCGATTTCGGCATCCAGTCCTCAAGAAAAGATATATTGCCGTCCTCGGCAGCACAGGCAATGGCAGTAGGCGATCTCAATAACGATGGCAAAAAAGAATTTGTTGTCCTGGAAAGGGGAAACATAGCTCTCTATCATAGGACTCCAAACTCTTCCTTTGAGCGTATTGCGTTTCAGCCTATTGCTCGCCACCTTGGCCTCCATACAGTGTATCTTGCTGATCTTGATAACAACGGCTTACAGGAGATCTATATAGGGGCCAGTAACGGAACCAATCCCGCATCACAGATCCTGGAATGGAATGGCAGGGCGTTCCATGTTCTCTATCAAAATGCCCCCTTTTACCTCCGTCCTGGAGTGGATACAGAGGGTCAACCTTTTCTTCTTGGCCAGGAAAACGTCTTTCAGGAAACCGGAAGCAACGCTTTTTACAGCGTAAGGAGAGTACCTGATGGATTGAAAAAAATACAACGGCTTACTGTCCCCCCTGGATTTAATATCTATGACTTTATCAGGGTGGATCTGGACCGAGACGGGACCTTAGAGTTCGTCGGTATCACTCGCGGCAATAAGCTGACTGTCATCGATAACAGCGGCAAGACCTTATGGAAGAGCGAAAAAAATTATGGTGCAAGCAAGGATATCCTTGGGACACTTTCAAGCACTATTGATGGAGATCGGAATCAGGCGAATAATCCAGACCCCATCTACATGCATACTCGAATCATTACTCAGGACCTGAGTGGGGATGGAACACCAGAAATTATTCTCGGACGTAATCGCCTGGCTGATATCACCCTTTTTAAGCGTCTGAGATCTTTTGAAGGTTCTTCAGTCACTGCCTTGAGCTGGAACGACGGGACAATGAAAACATTCTGGGAAAGTCCCAAGCTCTCTGGATATACTGTTGATTTCCAACTCCTCCGAGATACTAATACCCCTGGCAAATTCCGACTTTTCTCTCTTGAGCAGGAACATACGAGTAACCTGTTGTCCTTCTGGAACGCAAAAGCATCTCTTGTCCACTCCTATATTCTTGGCCAGAATGAGAGCCCGAGCCCCGTAAAAGAGGAGGAACAGAAGTAG
- a CDS encoding thermonuclease family protein encodes MAHYKTLSIVCVFLWLFSAQNAHSIGVDPNSKRSLRKTLKNSSASKNNAGSVASKSGGSGSNSSANSAKRKTSRAGKGNYGSGEGEKNKIVYTVPEPKPFQPVTMVDVEDGDTIRVLWNDSLFTVSLYGIDSPERTQPHGMKALQVITKLLKRKNIKLQVYDKDRTKRRCLAVVSAGKKNVNELLVKGGHAWVKRERCYESFCSDWLSFQDKAKAAKKGLWSYPEPIAPWVWRTMPPERRQDLQQGYSPVANGLRSRYGKDTTLIGR; translated from the coding sequence ATGGCGCACTATAAAACTCTGAGCATTGTTTGTGTTTTCCTATGGCTTTTCTCCGCCCAGAATGCCCATTCCATTGGCGTAGACCCAAACAGCAAGAGATCGTTACGGAAAACGCTCAAGAACTCTTCTGCATCAAAAAATAACGCGGGTTCAGTCGCGTCGAAAAGTGGCGGTTCAGGAAGCAACAGTTCAGCAAACTCAGCAAAAAGGAAAACGTCTCGCGCAGGTAAAGGTAATTATGGCTCAGGCGAAGGTGAAAAAAATAAGATTGTGTACACCGTACCAGAGCCCAAGCCATTTCAGCCTGTAACGATGGTCGATGTTGAAGATGGCGACACAATACGCGTTCTTTGGAACGACTCGCTGTTTACTGTGAGTCTTTACGGAATTGACAGCCCGGAACGAACCCAGCCTCATGGTATGAAAGCCCTTCAGGTTATCACAAAATTGCTCAAGAGGAAAAATATTAAACTTCAGGTCTATGATAAAGACAGGACGAAGCGTCGCTGTTTGGCCGTTGTGTCTGCGGGAAAGAAAAATGTTAATGAGTTGCTGGTCAAGGGCGGACATGCTTGGGTAAAGCGAGAACGTTGCTATGAGTCTTTTTGCTCAGACTGGCTGTCTTTTCAAGATAAAGCCAAAGCAGCGAAAAAGGGGCTGTGGTCATACCCTGAGCCGATAGCACCTTGGGTGTGGAGGACAATGCCTCCAGAAAGGAGGCAGGATCTTCAACAAGGATACAGCCCTGTTGCCAATGGATTGCGTTCCAGGTACGGCAAGGACACAACGCTTATTGGACGATAA